The segment GAAGAAACTGTGAAATTTATTAAAGTACAAGTGAGACAAAAAAGTCCAAGTTGCTTTCTAGTTGAAGTTCAGTGAGAAATGACCGAACTGTGGTTTGTGTGAGTTCTGCCACCTGGTGTACGGAGGTCCTCAGTGCAGTGTGTCTGAGCAGTTCATATGATTTACAGAAAACTCAGTGATGTTAGCTCTATTTTAATATAACAAAACTTTTTAGTTTATTCTTCATTATTTTAATCCATTTCACGCTTACACAAAGTGTACACAGTCAGTTCTTattgttatttagtttaaacatttagtttaaattttGGACTTAGAAAAcgtatagttttttattttcagaaagAAACTTTCAGTACAAACAGCTTCTCTGTGGCGCTCGGGGAAACTTCCGTTTTGTTGTAGAGTTAGTGTTAATGTTGTATGGACCtcgtttaaaatatatatatatatatgttcacgcaaatatatacacacacacacacacacacacacacaatttgtgtAATGTAAGTGTCTATAAGTGACATGATGAGGGCAGGGTCCCTAAGTGTAACAATGGTGAAAATTCACAAGACAGACAGCGAGCGGGATACAttacacttgtgtgtgtgtgtgtgtgtgtgtgtgtgtgtttaactgtGTAACATGCTATAACTCAGGATTAATTCTGAAGTCTGGAAGGTAGCTCCTGGTAAATGAGGGGGTTTGACAGTGGAGGACATGagcgctttgtgtgtgtgtgtgtgtgtgtgtgtgtgtgtgtgtgtaagagatgcTCTTTGAGACGAATGAGATTTGAAAGGCAGTGATGGAGAGCGCGGCCCAGCGTTCTATTAGCCGGATCGAtagctcagtgtgtgtgaaagtgtctTAAGAGCCGCTGCGTGTGCTTTCACTCGGCCCCGACCTGTTAGCACTGGACACGGGGGGTAGGGGGGGAGGGGTGAGGGGGGGGGGATGAGGGGGCGGGGCGGTGTTCCCGGCGTCGGCTTTTAGTCACCACACAAATGTCAGGCAGCAGACTATTAGCATTTAGTGCAGTTATTAAATGGACTTTATTTGTTCAGTAGctgtaagggtgtgtgtgtgtgtgtgtgtgtgtgtgtgtgtgtggtagagcACTTAGATGTTTCTCACTCAGGGCTCAGTGTAACCGTCTCGTGGTCAACAGCACTTCAAAAGGTTAACGGTAATCCCAAGTACGACCCGCGAGGAGCTTTTAGCACCGCGTCAACCTCCctcaccacacatacacacacacacacacacaaacacacacacacacacacacacacatacacacatacacacatacacacacatacacacaacacacacacacaacacacacacatacacacacacacaaaacacattcacatacacacacatacatacacacacacacaacacacgcactgacattacacacacacacacaacacacacacacatacacacacacacaaaacacattcacatacacacacacacacacacaacacactcacatacacacacacaacacacacactgacattacacacatacacacacacaacacacacactgacattacacacatacacacacacacacacaacacacacactaaacattacacacacacgtattacacacaaacatacaacacgcactaaacacacacacatatacaacacATGCActaaacattacacacacacacaaacccatacacacactgatcgttgtacacaacacacacacactaaacattacacacacacacacatacacacacactgaaaaattacacacacacacactaaacattatacgcacacacacacacacacatagtgtcaACATAGTTAACATCTGGTAATTTCACTTGggatgtgtgtaagtgtgtgtgtatgtgttgcgtgtgtgtatgtgttgtgtgtgtgtaagtgtgtgtgagtgtgtgttgcgtgtttgtattgtgtgtgtatgtgttttgtgtgtgttgtgtgtgtgagtgtgtgttgtgtgtttgtattttgtgtgtgtgtgtgtgttgcgtgtgtgagtgtgtgttgtgtgtgtgtatgtgttgcgtgtgtgagtgtgtgtatcagaGACAGACATGTGACTGACAATCCCAACCCTGATGAATATGAAACTCTGGTGTATCCAGTAAACTATAGAGACTGAACTCAGGACAGCGGTGTTAGCGGTGTTAGCGTTGTTAGCGGCGCAGTAACTCACGCGTTGTTCCTCTTGTCGCCTGCAGGAGTGCCGATGCTCTCCGTCCAGCCCAAAGGCAAGCAGAAGGGCTGCGCTGGCTGCAACCGCAAGATTAAAGACCGCTACCTGCTCAAGGCGCTGGACAAATACTGGCACGAGGACTGTCTGAAGTGCGCGTGCTGCGACTGCCGCCTGGGCGAGGTCGGCTCCACCCTCTACACCAAAGCCAACCTCATCCTCTGTCGCAGGGACTACCTGAGGTAAGGAAACATGTACACAGACCTGACACACCTGACACGCTAAACACTCAGCAGTGCTTCCTTGTGTCTGTTACATTGTACTGAGAGGCGTACTGAGAGAActtcctaccttgatggtgtccaagctctagtgagacaccctttactctcaggactgtgttctgttattctgtacaatcaaaagtcccgctttgacttgaacgtccctcgtATAATGAACTGTTACAACATTGTTTGAAGAAACAGTTTTAGGAGAGTGTGTATCGTAGGTAAGTGTGTGTTGTACATGATTGCTGTGCTGTGTTGAGAACCAGACCTACAGTATCTTTGGGTCCGAGTTCAGTAAGGAGTAAAACTAAGCCTTTAAATTTAGGTTGTTTTAACGAAGTATTATGAGATATTTTTAATCAGCTTCCTTCGGTTCTGCCTTTATTCCTCAGCGTCATTTATAAGCACTGGTTCTGTTTTAATCAGAATTACAAAATttagtaaaatattattatacataaatataaaaacaaatcaattaatgatgattaaaTTTATAATCTTGTCTTAAagatgtttaagaaaaaaattaaatatagatttaaataaaaaaaaattaaaaaattcaattttttttttttttttatgttgttttacaCACTTGCTGCTGTCAGGACCGAagagaacaaacacacaaaaaaaagcactgtttgtgtgtgtgcgtgcgtgtgtgtgtgtgtgtgtctgtgtgtgtactcCTCTCTAACCATCTGCTCGCTAaattaaatatgattatttcCTGGGTGTTGTGTCTCGCTCCCTCGAGGCCTCACGTGGAGATCCACAGTCAGATTACGGAGGAGCTGCTGCTCTCGGGGGACTCGATGGAGGGGCCGCGCAGGGGGCAGGAGGGCTTCTGTCCCACCCCCCTCCACCATCCATCACACTCCACTCACTCTTAATGGGGTTAAGAGTGAGAGAAAGGAGACTCTAGAACATTCTATGAGATGTGATTAAACATCGGAGGGAATTTACTGTAGGAACAAAAAACAGTTCCTGTGTGTTCCTGTGACGCGGGTCAGGGAGATGATGTTATGGATATTGTGATACATTAACACTATAACACATTGAGATCATCAGGGCTTTAAACCTATTAAATGTTAAGactttttaaagatgttttatttcaataatttaatctttttatcCTTCAGATGTTTTATTGGCATATCAAAACGTTATACCAACTAGAACCACAAGGGGcagcttattatttttattttattactcttggtgcaaaatcttttacattttcatttacaaaacatttttacgTAAGATAATTCTCTACAATTAGCATGTTACTGCAGTGTGTACAACAGATTAGTTTTACCTTAAATTCTTTATATTCTCTATATACAGTTAGCAAAGCCTAAGCGCTAATtacacagtaaaaatattaGTATACAGGAAGGTCGCACATATGGAGTTGtaattatactgtatcatactttatatattatatctgtttattttttaaaagttaaatcaGCGTTACTGATGACAGAGATGAACAATGAAATCAATGTCTtgatattcataaaaaaaataataataataattaaaaaaaacaaaaaatatatatatatatatactttgcaCTTTACACACTGATGGTCAGCGCACCCCTTACTAATTAGGTTAATTCTGATATGTTATATTATCAcattaaaattaacattattaattgATAATGTTATTCAGTGATTTtgcatctaaaaataaaatctaatttgaAAATAAGCGCAGAGATATTAGAGATAAAGTAAGAGATGAACATGAATGAATTCTGTTATAGAACAAATTACAAActgtcaccacacacacacacacagcacatctTCTGCATTAAAGTCACATGCTGGTGCAGAATCATCCTCACACACCAAGACTCATTAAACATTGTGTGGATCAAACTCGCTCCCGTTACATCGCGCTGTTTTGGAAACGATCCGCGCATTAATTACAATCCTGACTCTGACTCTGAGGAGCGCCGCAGACTCGCGGCCGCTTCACTCCAGAACGGCTGCTTTTATTACAGCAAATTGGCGAGAGTCGTTCATTAGCGCTCGGCACAATAAAGtcattaagtgatttatttatatcgGTGGGAACGAAGCGGCCTCGCCACGAATGACTGCCCgaactcacacactcttaaacacacactctcactcacacacacacacacacacactcacacacacactcacacacacacacactcacaaacaccctcatttactcactcttacacactcacacactcttaaacACACTCTCAGCTCCTCACCATCAAATAACACACATTGATATATACTTGGTTTTAACTGGTTTTAACTGGCGTTAACTGCGCTCACTCAGATGCAGTATTGATTtcataaaattcaattcaatttaatcaaattttatttgtatagcgctttaacaattcacattgtcgcaaagcagttttacaaaaTCAAGTGGAGCGAGTAACGTCTCGTTCAGAGGGACGCGTCCACGTTAATATGATGTACTACTGTGTGTGAGTTGTGTttggagagtgtgtgtaagaagtgtttggatagggtgtgtgtgaggtgtgtttggagagtgtgtgtaagaagtgtttggatagggtgtgtgtgaggtgtgtttggagagtgtgtgtaaggtgtgtttggagagtgtgtgaggtgtgtttggagatgtgtgtgtgtgaggtgtgtttggagagtgtgtatgaggtgtgtttggagagtgtgtgtgtgaggtgtgtttggagagtgtgtatgaggtgtgtttggagagtgtgtgtgtcaggtgtgtttgagagggtgtgtaaggtgtgtttggagagtgtgtgtgaggtgtgtttggagtgtgtgtgtgtgaggtgtgtttggagagtgtgtgtgaggtgtgtttggAGAGTGTGTttggagcgtgtgtgtgtgaggtgtgtttggagagtgtgtttggagagtgtgtgtaagaagtgtttggatagggtgtgtgtgaggtgtgtttggagagtgtgtgtaaggtgtgtttggagagtgtgtgaggtgtgtttggagggtgtgtgtgaggtgtgtttggagagtgtgtgtgaggtgtgtttggagagtgtgtgtgaggtgtgtttggagggtgtgtgtcaggtgtgtttggagagtgtgtgtgtgaggtgtgtttggggtgtgtgtgtgtgaggtgtgtttggagagtgtgtgtgtgaggtgtgtttggagagtgtgtatgaggtgtgtttggagggtgtgtgtcaggtgtgtttggagagtgtgtatgaggtgtgtttggagagtgtgtgtgtgaggtgtgtttggagggtgtgtgtcaggtgtgtttggagagtgtgtgtgcgaggtGTGTTTGgactttatatattatatctgtttatttgtgtgtgaggtgtgtttggagagtgtgtgtgtgtgaggtgtgtttggagattgtgtgtcaggtgtgtttggagagtgtgtgtgaggtgtgtttggagagtgtgtatgaggtgtgtttggagagtgtgtgtgaggtgtgtttggagagtgtgtgtgtgaggtgtgtttggagagtgtgtgtgtgaggtgtgtttggagagtgtgtgtgtgaggtgtgtttggagagtgtgtgtgaggtgtgtttggagtgtgtgtgtgtgaggtgtgtttggagagtgtgtgtgtgaggtgtgtttggagagtgtgtgtgaggtgtgtgtttggagagtgtgtatgaggtgtgtttggagtgtgtgtgtgtgaggtgtgtttggagagtgtgtgtgtgaggtgtgtttggaaagtgtgtgtgaggattctccagtgtCAGCGTGAGCTATTCACattggtgtgtgctcagaatcTTTATCCTGTGTGAGCaaatgtgtgttaggagtgATTATCGGGACAAGTCATGATTAGTGcgcttgcagtgtgtgtgtgtgtgtgtgtctgtgcctgtgtgtgtgtctgtgtgtctgtatgtctgtgtgtgtgtggagagagagcTTTGCAGCTCAAAGCTTTAACCATCATGCTAACGTTTGTTGAGACAAATCTTCACATCTGCGTTAAAGTTTGTGAAGGAAACCCTGCGTGCGAGCGTTTGTGTTATCAGTGTCACGGATTTGAACAAAACCTCTCTCTGCCTCCTCACCTCTCTCCTCTAACTCTTCCTCTCGCTCTGTCGTTTCCTCTCCGCGCTCTAATTAAACGCAGCTCTGCTGGAATAGATGCTGCGAGTGACACGAGGGCGAGCACTCGAGAGAAACTAATATGGAGGCTCTGGAGCAACTTCACGTTCAGATTCCTCTCTCTTCCTCGTCTGAGCTCGCGGCTTTATCGCGCAGTCAGAGCAGCAATCCATTGGCGTCTGATCCGTCTGTCCTCGATTTTGCATTGCATCATGGCTCAGTGGAATATAAAAGTGTATCTGTGCTTCTGGATCTCCAAATTAAACACGGAGACATGGGTTtggaaaatgaaaatgtaaatctgGTGGAGAGCGGAGGCGtcggggagagagagacggagagagagagacggagagagagacggagagagagacggagagatcCGCCCCGCTGCCTCCTGTTCCGTTCCTGACCTTCACTGCACTCTTTCAGCCTCGAATAAACTTAAACAAACAGCGGAGAAATTTGACTTCTGTCTCAGTTTTTGTGCAACACTGAACATCTCCGTACATCCCCTAAAGTCacgagtctctctctctctctctctgtctctctccttctttcctGTTAAAGCTAGTCAGGATCCTCACAGCGAGAACCTTTGGCCTTTCACTCTTCTGCCTGCATCACACACTTCAGGCCCTGGTGTTCTCATTAACTGTTCCGGTTCTGAGAGGAACTCTAATGCACTTCAGTGGCTTGTCTCCGAGCCGTGTTCTTTTTGAAGAAGGATGGATTAGGACCATGTGTCCATTTTAATGAGATAATTAGCcaattacaaatttaaaaaatatcaagtAATCAGTTTAGGTCAGATCTCATGATTAGAGAAGGCATCTGCAGATCTGGGGTTCATTAAGTGTCCAGGCGCCGAGTACACCGAGTGGGACGCTGCAGATTCGAGGGTTTTAGGATGTTACATTCAGGAACTAAAAATCCTACAACTACCAAATTCACTCTGCTGGCTCTGTCCTGAGCTCTTTCTAGCTGTAACACACTCCCGTTGTTGTCGTTTAAACCCATACAGTCGCTCACTACGCTAACTTTGCGGACGCTTTGCACCCCATCTTAAAGTACAAGAAAAATACGAGAACCTGAGAGGATGTAAACCCCTCAccacacaacacatacacacacacacatacacacacacacacacttgtcacTTACTGGgtcttttgcacagcactgtgtATGAATGGGTGTATAAATATTTGCCCCGTTTGCCCCACGCAGGTTCTTTGTCGCGCTCCGGTTCTCTGTGGACTGATGGCTGTATTGCGTCAGGGCGAGAGCAGAGCAGAAGTGTGTAAATGCGTTGTGTGTTTTCACTCCGCCAGGCTCTTCGGGACGACGGGGAACTGTGCAGCCTGCAGTAAACTCATCCCTGCTTTTGAGATGGTGATGAGGGCCAGAGACAACGTGTACCACCTGGACTGTTTCGCCTGTCAGCTGTGTAACCAGAGGTGAGAACAATCAGACGTATCCACACAACATCACTTTCTGTCTCTGGACCACACAAAActctttcatttgttttttttgataatttactttttattctctttcgttttttccatatctatatatttagtttttggtGTTTGTAAGCAGAAGTTCTTCAACTAGACTAATAAACATTCATGTAAAGGTAAAGCCACGGGAGAGCGCGCATCTCATCCTGCTCTGGTAATCCATAGGGAAAGAGTGCTGATATacagaactgtgcaaaagtcttgacccctaCATTTCTCTATATTTTGATTCTAAAGCTCCATCCTTGTAtgtttaaaatttgaatttgaaatttaatttagtcttgagaaatagtgTCTCCAGGCGTCctgaaggtctttttttttgtctctcgttTTCAGTTTCAGAGGCATGTATttggtttgttaagccacacagtgacctatgaatcatacaagcattaaaaaaaaacatctaggtgattagtttactgctgACGCTGAATGCTGAGggattggaacagacgagaggggagaTGAGGTCGCTGCTGCGGCTGGTACATAAACAAGcagtttataaaatgttatctTTAGGTATTTTGCAGCCTGTCAAGGTAAAACATTAGTTACCAGTTTAGTATAAAAGAAATGTGGGgttcaatacttttgcacagtgctgtagaTGCTGCAGACCGCGCTGTTCTCCAAAACACTTAAGAGTTATTCCTGAAatccagagagagaaaaacatccaCCGATTGTGATTGGACTGTTAGAATATCAGAATACACAGACAAGGGGTTTTATTCTgaaatatgtttgtgtgtgtgtgtgtgtgtgtgtgtgtgtgtgagagagagagagagagagaaagcttcTGCACCTAGAAACACTCAGGAGTTAGTTTCTCAGCCTAGAATTAATATTAACCACAATCTGATCcaatctaatccaatctaatctaatctaatctaatccaatctgatccaatctaatctaattcaatttaatctaatccaatctgatccaatctaatccaatctaatttaatctgatccaatctaatccaatctaatctaatctaatctaatccaatctaatGTGTCTCTGCCCTTTTTTTTACCGTGAGTGTAAAATAAGTTTTCTCACTGTGAACACACTGCGATGGGAGACAGCAGGGCGAGTGCGTTCActgtgacaataaaatgaaataaacacacacacacacacacacacacacactgcatggaAGCTATAACACACACAGAACCCGGCCGTAGCCCGTGCTGATGGCAGGAACCCGACTCGTGCTGTGCCGCTCCCGGCCTCGGTGCCAACCCAGTAAATTAGCGTGGCACTGATTGATAAGCGGCGATGCCACAGCCCGGGGTCTTATCACGCCTGGCGCTGCCATCTGTGtcacttttaaaaaagcagGGGGAAGCAGCGTGGGCACCAGAGAAAGGTTTCAGCAAGCGCTTTAATTGCTGGACGATTTCAGGGAGAAACACtgcagagggtgtgtgtgtgtgtgtgtgtgtgtgtgtgtgtgtgtgtgttgtgtcttGGCACAGATTGGCACGTTTTCGCTTCTGCCTCTCCTGGTCACGACTATGTGAGTTTTATTGTGTGCCAGTCCTGTTGGCTAAAACCGGCTGCATTTGAAGTTACACCTTCACAGGGATCATGACGCAAGCAAACcgcagaacacacacacgcacacacacacacatacacacacacacacacacacacagcccaaaTGTGTTCAGTGCTGTGAGTCAGAGAGAATTTAGGACACGCAGTGATAGAAACACGCTTTAATGCCGACTCTGGGCACAGAACCGAGCTGAACTCGGCGCCGCGCTCGGGTCACACGCGGCTAACTCACTCCTGCTGAggtttattctgtttttttccctccaggtTCTGCGTAGGAGACAAGTTCTTCCTAAAGAACAACATGATCCTGTGTCAGATGGACTATGAGGAGGGCCAACTCAACGGCAGCTTCGAGACGCAGGTCCAATAACGCCAACCTGAAGGAGGcagcagcgcacacacacacacacatatacacacacacctacacacatacacacacacacaggagggaGCGTCTGTCTGCTTGCCTACAATACTTTTTACAGTAACAGAAGCCCTCGCTGGTCCTCTAGGACTTCGGTGTAAATGTTTCTCCTTTCAGACCGTTGCGTCTCCTGTACAGTCGCTCCCGCGCCGTCTCGCCTCCCGTCTCGCCTCCCGTCTGTGTgatgtttttgcttttgttccTCGTTCCTCACGGTCAGGATGGTAAGACGGAGGGTGATGTacagtctgtttttttctgtatatataaactggaacatttattttatgaaattgtAATGCACTTTTATTACTCGTGTGaattaaagaacaaaacacGATTCTTAAATGTTCAACCTggtctgtgtttgtttgtttgtttgtttgtttgtttatcatgCAGATGCTGCTTCATGGCCACGTGtctatgttttgtatttataaattaaactaaaactttaggaacttaaaataaaaaataaaactagctGTAACACATTGCTCAGGTCggatacttgtgtgtgtgtgtgtgtgtgtgtgtgtgtgtgtgagatcacagAGAGACGTGCTGTAACAGGGTTCATGTTTGACTTTAAGTCCCTCACTGATCAGAGCAGCAGCTAAAGACGCGTTTGGTGAAGTCGCACCTCGGCTCAGAGCTCAGCTCAGACTCTCAGCTTGGGTTCGTTTAAACTGCTgatttattaatgtgtgtgtgtgtgtgtgtgagagagagagagagagacagagaacgtttgtgtatttaaaaagcCTAATGAAAGGACAGTGATGGAGGTGACGCAGTTTTATCTGCTCCAGGAGCCGCAGGAGAGCCGCGTGGGGGGTCTCGTCCCCGAGCCGGCGCCGCTCTCAGAGATTAGACCGGTTCCGAGCGGTTCTGAGCGAATCAGTCGGGGGCTTCAGCAAACCCACGCTTCCTTCACAAACGTCCCATAATTCAGCTAAAGAACACAATACGACTCCGAACTAAACGCAGGCTTTCATGCTATTCACTCAAGTTTCTTTCTTCTTGCAAAGCTTTCAGAGCTGcttaacaattaaaaacatcaaataataataatttaaaaaaattattagacaggaagtaaaagaaataaagtcaGCGTTTTtctgctgcacacacacacacacacacacaggtcactcCATAGGTGTATAAATACTGAGTGTCTGTTCCTCTGCccaaagtattggcacccttctaTCCTGTTTTTCAAACCAGTGCTATTTCTTTATAAAGCGCTGCCTCACGTTTTGCATAATTAATTTTCCTACCATACAATTCCCACTAATCCACTCTcatcacccaaaaatattaccaatttctaacactataattatatttttacatataaaaacaatgtaaacatttataaaagacgTGTACATGAAgcaaaatttgaaataaatagacataaaaTCTCACTTAagcttaatttatgattcctgtTGACACCGACTGCTTTAAacaccaaactgaaagcggctctcttttcttcttctaccgtccttgataacattcttgagaCCCGTGGTGCTGtctcttcactaaatcttacacacaattctcaaaaaaaaaataacttgtttcaCTTGGCTTTCtactgatgcaaacaagttttgaacggctcccggACATACGCGCAACTTAGCCGGCGTTCAGTTCAGTCTCtcgtatgctgaaaatgcttcgcATGCTGAGGCCAATTTCTTGCAAGTTGATTTCTTAAGGTGAAAGAGCGTGACGTTCATATGCCGAGgtactactgtattattattattattattattatacaaggGGTTTATTCTCAGTACAACAAtaacacattgtgtgtgtgtgtgtgtgtgtgtgtgtgtgtgtgagtccctGTTGTACTATGAATGAACCTCCACCCAAACGATAATAACAGCTCAGCTGCGCTCCCTTACAACTGAACTAAGGTAGAGAGGCGCCAATACTTTTTATATCACAAGTGCTTAGATACCTACAAACTGGCACGTGTCAGTCCGAACACCAAGAACAAACTGAAGTTGACCTTTGACCTGTAATCGTGTAATTAAGCCAACCTTACGAAGTGTCGAGCAAATAGCCGAAAACTTTTAAAGCTGAATCTTACAAGCACAGACGCATGCTGACCTTTTACTGTtcggcacaggttttatacaacacacacacacacagtctaatTTCCTTCCTAAAATTACAGGGGTGCAGTGGCAGCACTGTGGGCGAGACGTGACATTCAGCGAGCGGCGTTTCTCCAGTAGGAAGTGGACGAGCCACATCGAGTGCTAACAAATAAATCAAGCGCACAATGTGCATTAAtttgaaattcattaaaaattccGACTCACAGGCAGGTGTGCAAATAAAGGATTAGTGAGACAGCAATTACGCACATAAGAGCACGATTTAATTACGTCTCCTGGACTGATTTACTGAGAGACGATCAGGCGGCGTGCAGGACGAGAGACGGCTTCGATAATGAGGAAAAGACTTCagtctgttacacacacacacacacacacacatacatacatgcatacatacatagagTGGCATTAATGGTAACCAAAATTTACAGAGTTGCATtacagagaattaatcaacacctcctgaccaatcagaacgcagGATTTCCACAGTTCCAGTTCCGGCGGTGGTGTTAGttattattgtatgtaatgagaagtgttttgtattttattagaaTAAATTTGCTCCAGTTTATTCTGAgatgaaattaattaaacacaaagatttttttctgtcttgaCCAAGGGTGTGAATAATTATGGAGCTGACCGTCACTAATGTTCAGCTCATTTGCATTCAAATGAATATTAATTCTAGTTGATTTAAAGAAGGTTATTCTGCGGAAATAAATGGTTGGTGTTCCAGACGTCCTGAAAGGCAGCGCTGCCGGAGAGCCGGGGAAAGAAATCTGCCTGCGGAAGCATAAAGTGTGTGTAACGGCGCGCCGCTCGTTCTGTCAGCTCATTCTTAAATTAA is part of the Clarias gariepinus isolate MV-2021 ecotype Netherlands chromosome 15, CGAR_prim_01v2, whole genome shotgun sequence genome and harbors:
- the lmo1 gene encoding rhombotin-1, producing the protein MVLDKEEGVPMLSVQPKGKQKGCAGCNRKIKDRYLLKALDKYWHEDCLKCACCDCRLGEVGSTLYTKANLILCRRDYLRLFGTTGNCAACSKLIPAFEMVMRARDNVYHLDCFACQLCNQRFCVGDKFFLKNNMILCQMDYEEGQLNGSFETQVQ